From Tripterygium wilfordii isolate XIE 37 chromosome 13, ASM1340144v1, whole genome shotgun sequence, the proteins below share one genomic window:
- the LOC120013746 gene encoding ubiquinol oxidase 2, mitochondrial-like, protein MMSRGGTSLAGSSLAALNQRYFSTAARTVSQQTASGMILNGSAGAPVRSVSWMRAPVLGLRNGSSVALQGEKIDQVEKEPAGGKDEKQISYWGIPHEKVLKEDGTEWKWNCFKPWETYKADLSIDLKKHHVPTTFLDKMAYWTVKSLRWPTDLFFQKRYGCRAMMLETVAAVPGMVGGLLLHCKSLRRFEHSGGWIKALLEEAENERMHLMAFMEVANPKWYERALVFAVQGVFLNAYFLGYIISPKFAHRVVGYLEEEAIHSYNLFLKELDKGNIENVPAPAIAIDYWRLPSDSTLRDVVVVVRADEAHHRDVNHFASDIHYQGHELKESPAPIGYH, encoded by the exons ATGATGAGTCGTGGTGGAACCAGCTTGGCCGGTTCATCGCTGGCGGCGTTGAACCAACGTTACTTCTCAACGGCTGCTCGCACGGTGTCGCAACAAACGGCATCAGGAATGATCCTGAACGGTTCGGCCGGGGCTCCTGTACGGAGTGTGAGCTGGATGAGGGCTCCAGTACTTGGCTTGAGAAACGGGAGCAGTGTGGCCCTGCAGGGAGAGAAGATCGATCAGGTGGAGAAAGAACCGGCTGGTGGAAAGGACGAGAAGCAGATCAGTTACTGGGGCATTCCGCATGAAAAGGTCTTAAAAGAGGATGGAACGGAGTGGAAGTGGAACTGCTTCAAG CCATGGGAGACATACAAGGCTGATTTGTCAATCGATCTGAAGAAGCATCATGTACCAACAACGTTCTTGGACAAGATGGCCTACTGGACTGTCAAGTCTCTTAGATGGCCGACTGATTTGTTCTTCCAG AAAAGATATGGGTGTCGAGCAATGATGTTAGAAACAGTGGCAGCAGTCCCGGGCATGGTTGGCGGGCTGCTACTGCACTGCAAGTCACTGAGGCGATTTGAGCACAGTGGGGGTTGGATCAAGGCTCTGCTGGAAGAGGCTGAGAATGAACGCATGCACCTCATGGCATTCATGGAAGTAGCCAATCCCAAGTGGTACGAGCGAGCTCTGGTTTTTGCAGTCCAGGGTGTTTTCCTCAATGCCTACTTCCTTGGTTACATAATCTCTCCCAAGTTTGCACATCGAGTGGTGGGGTATCTAGAGGAGGAAGCCATTCACTCATACAATCTGTTCCTTAAGGAGTTGGACAAAGGGAACATTGAGAATGTCCCTGCTCCTGCCATTGCCATTGACTACTGGCGTTTGCCATCTGATTCAACCTTGCGAGATGTTGTGGTGGTTGTGAGGGCTGATGAGGCACATCACCGCGATGTGAATCACTTTGCATCG GACATTCATTACCAGGGTCATGAATTGAAGGAGTCTCCTGCGCCAATTGGGTATCACTGA
- the LOC120012391 gene encoding protein SMAX1-LIKE 3-like encodes MRAGGCAVQQALTAEAASVVKQAVALARRRGHAQVTPLHVANTMLTASTGLLRMACLQSHSHPLQCKALELCFNVALNRLPASTSGPMLGTHSHHQQFPSISNALVAAFKRAQAHQRRGSIENQQQPLLAVKIELEQLIISILDDPSVSRVMREAGFNSTQVKSNVEQAVCVEIGNSQSVSSSSTVKCNKETKPKFSDPIKNEDVMRVIENLVNKRRRSSIIVGECVSTIQGVVKGVMDKFDKGEVPEGLRDVKLITLSLSSLGHLSIIEQKLKEINSHVMIKSSNCRGFVLYLGDLKWVIEQRSSEGLEQMIREIGRLLVCESNRFWVLGIATFQTYMRCKTSYPSLESVWGLHPLTIPANSLCLSLISSTDSDLGSQSKSGKKAENGHNWILLEGEELTCCAECSDKFEAEAKSLQSRTNSSSCSTTSTLPAWLQQYKNESQRPNSMDQEFVSIKDLCKKWNSICSSEHRHRRRPYSSEKTLPFSSLSPSPSTSGFSYDQHGPNLHQSRHNFSVLEPKHPWRDFNHIWLTETDHPNLRMYIPPSTSNPNSTQNSASSSDVMEIEYVQKFNEYNSDNLTTLCNALESKVPSQKDIIQDITATILQCRSGLVKGKGKRETWLLFQGNDVEAKEKIAKELARIIFGRTNNFVSISLSSFSSTRADSTDHHHHQDCRINYKRSRDEESCGYIERFVEAVSSNPHRVFFVEDVEQADYCSQMGFKKAIERGGVSNVGGVEFGLGDAIIILSCESFISRSRAWSPPTKEVPTLEETSSHNCASTLDLNVSIEDERVEDQSVDEIGLLDSVDRRFVFKI; translated from the exons ATGAGAGCAGGAGGTTGTGCAGTGCAACAAGCGCTCACTGCTGAGGCAGCAAGTGTAGTCAAACAAGCGGTGGCACTCGCTAGAAGGCGCGGCCATGCCCAGGTAACTCCACTCCATGTAGCTAACACCATGCTCACTGCATCTACCGGTTTACTACGCATGGCTTGCCTGCAGTCTCACTCGCACCCTTTGCAGTGCAAAGCCCTAGAGCTTTGTTTCAACGTTGCTCTTAATCGTCTACCGGCCTCCACATCAGGCCCTATGTTGGGTACTCATTCTCATCATCAACAATTCCCTTCCATCTCCAACGCTTTGGTCGCGGCCTTTAAGCGCGCTCAAGCTCATCAAAGGCGTGGTTCGATTGAGAATCAACAGCAACCGCTCTTAGCCGTGAAGATAGAGTTAGAACAGCTTATAATATCAATCCTAGACGACCCAAGTGTGAGTAGAGTGATGAGAGAGGCTGGTTTTAACAGTACTCAAGTGAAAAGCAATGTTGAGCAAGCTGTGTGTGTAGAGATAGGTAATTCACAAAGTGTGAGTAGCAGTAGTACTGTCAAGTGTAATAAGGAAACAAAACCCAAGTTTTCAGATCCAATTAAGAATGAAGATGTGATGAGGGTGATAGAGAATTTGGTgaacaaaaggagaagaagtagTATTATTGTTGGTGAATGTGTTAGTACAATACAAGGTGTTGTTAAAGGAGTTATGGACAAGTTTGATAAAGGAGAAGTTCCTGAGGGTTTGAGAGATGTGAAGTTAATAACACTTTCCCTCTCCTCCTTGGGGCATCTGAGTATTATTGAACAGAAACTCAAAGAGATTAACAGTCATGTGATGATCAAGAGTAGTAATTGTAGAGGATTTGTGTTGTATTTGGGAGATCTAAAGTGGGTTATTGAGCAGAGAAGTAGTGAAGGATTGGAGCAAATGATTAGGGAAATTGGGAGATTATTGGTTTGTGAGAGTAATAGGTTTTGGGTTTTAGGGATTGCAACTTTTCAAACATACATGAGATGTAAAACTAGTTATCCTTCATTAGAGAGTGTTTGGGGTCTTCATCCTCTTACCATTCCTGCAAACAGCTTGTGCTTGAGTCTCATCAGCTCTACTGACAG tgaTCTAGGTAGTCAGTCAAAGAGTGGGAAAAAAGCTGAAAATGGGCACAATTGGATATTGCTTGAAGGTGAGGAGCTCACTTGCTGTGCTGAATGTTCAGACAAGTTTGAAGCTGAAGCTAAAAGCTTACAAAGCAGGACTAATTCTAGTAGTTGCTCCACAACTTCAACCCTTCCTGCATGGCTTCAACAATACAAGAATGAGAGTCAAAGACCTAACAGCATGGATCAG GAATTTGTCTCAATCAAAGATCTTTGCAAAAAGTGGAACTCAATTTGCAGTTCGGAACACCGGCACCGACGACGACCTTATTCGTCGGAGAAAACCctccccttctcttctctttctccctctccctccacTTCTGGTTTCTCCTACGATCAACATGGCCCTAATTTGCACCAGTCCCGCCATAACTTTTCAGTCCTTGAGCCCAAACACCCATGGAGGGACTTCAACCACATCTGGTTAACTGAAACTGACCACCCCAATTTGAGAATGTACATCCCACCTTCAACATCAAATCCCAATTCCACCCAAAACTCAGCATCTTCAAGTGATGTCATGGAAATTGAGTATGTCCAAAAGTTCAATGAGTACAATTCAGACAACCTAACAACCCTATGCAATGCATTGGAGAGCAAGGTACCATCACAGAAGGACATAATTCAAGATATCACGGCCACGATCTTACAATGCCGGTCTGGTTTGGTAAAAGGGAAAGGCAAAAGAGAAACTTGGTTGCTGTTTCAAGGTAATGATGTGGAAGCTAAAGAGAAGATAGCTAAGGAATTGGCTAGGATAATTTTCGGCCGGACCAACAactttgtttcaatttcattgAGTAGTTTCTCCTCCACAAGAGCAGACTCaactgatcatcatcatcatcaagattGTAGGATTAATTACAAAAGGTCGAGAGACGAAGAGAGTTGTGGTTACATTGAAAGGTTTGTAGAGGCAGTGTCAAGTAATCCTCATAGGGTTTTCTTTGTTGAAGATGTGGAGCAAGCTGATTATTGTTCTCAAATGGGATTCAAGAAAGCAATTGAGAGAGGAGGAGTGAGTAATGTGGGTGGTGTTGAATTTGGTCTTGGTGATGCTATCATCATCTTGAGCTGTGAAAGTTTCATTTCAAGATCAAGAGCTTGGTCTCCTCCTACCAAAGAAGTTCCCACATTGGAGGAAACAAGTAGTCATAATTGTGCTTCAACACTTGATTTGAATGTTTCAATTGAAGATGAGAGAGTGGAGGATCAGTCAGTTGATGAGATTGGGCTTCTtgattctgtcgatagacggtttgttttcaaaatttag
- the LOC120011715 gene encoding NDR1/HIN1-like protein 13, with protein MASQSDQDQPGKEPGNSSSSDANQNPSGQSPATGYPPTMGYPPAMGYPPGQPGYPYPGYNQYHHQQNPYTQAPPAYYYDSQAACHQQQSKSSGVARGILSAVILVVFVMGTTTILTWLVLRPQIPRFRLEAFSVSNFNTKPGFTANWEGNFTIENPNHKLKVHADEIECSVYYKQDEIVASAAMAPFTLDIGETIMTQTKLSANNTGYDQPVVGAAVVDDMAEERRGGSVSFSLRLMIWSTFKSGWWTRRCGMRVLCEDLNVVFDGVTGNGKLTDNKPMDCIVRV; from the coding sequence atggCGTCGCAATCCGATCAAGATCAACCGGGGAAAGAACCCGGTAATTCATCCTCCTCCGATGCCAATCAAAATCCATCAGGACAGTCTCCCGCAACGGGCTATCCTCCAACAATGGGGTACCCGCCCGCAATGGGATATCCGCCTGGACAACCGGGTTATCCGTACCCCGGGTACAATCAATACCACCACCAGCAGAATCCGTACACGCAAGCTCCGCCCGCCTACTATTACGACTCTCAGGCCGCTTGTCACCAACAACAATCAAAAAGCTCCGGCGTCGCTCGAGGAATTCTTTCAGCGGTTATTCTAGTAGTTTTCGTGATGGGTACGACCACTATCCTTACCTGGCTCGTATTGCGCCCCCAAATTCCCCGATTCCGGCTCGAGGCCTTCTCTGTCTCCAATTTCAACACCAAACCCGGATTCACCGCCAATTGGGAGGGAAATTTCACAATTGAGAATCCGAATCATAAATTGAAAGTGCATGCGGATGAAATCGAATGCTCTGTGTATTACAAGCAAGATGAAATTGTTGCTAGTGCTGCTATGGCGCCGTTTACGTTGGACATAGGGGAGACGATTATGACGCAAACGAAGCTATCGGCAAACAATACGGGTTATGATCAGCCGGTGGTGGGGGCGGCAGTGGTGGATGACATGGCGGAGGAGAGACGTGGAGGTTCTGTGAGTTTCAGTTTGAGATTGATGATTTGGTCTACGTTTAAATCTGGGTGGTGGACGAGACGTTGTGGTATGAGAGTTCTTTGTGAGGATTTGAACGTGGTTTTTGATGGTGTTACTGGTAATGGCAAGTTAACGGATAACAAGCCTATGGATTGCATAGTTCGCGTTTGA
- the LOC120011746 gene encoding NDR1/HIN1-like protein 10 gives MWENPLLQLGRVSVILLGLIVVHTHHQKGSRVNLTKPYIVSLLIQELSPLLPYPTPPFPLPIRYALPVSPIYRYIPPLLSTILTQSPSRLQTFIGQALSKCSINCLNQLQQLVWSLLFQGFIPMAEKQPHLNGAFYGPAIPPSEHSHRPGRRSRSGCCCCLTLFLKIIISIIVIIGIAIFIFWLVVLPRRVKFHLSDIRLKEFNYTNTNSMYPYDLTRNTSNSMQRYDLAVNITIRNPNRRIKIYYDAIEARAVYNNKIVGSKFMPKFLQGHRSTNVLNAHYKGNRTTIMSPPDVEFYDKEKANGVYSFDLDLYMRVRLRFGDIVTGSFKPVVKCDFKVNSGDGRLVGGDETVKCKIASLI, from the coding sequence ATGTGGGAGAACCCATTGCTCCAACTTGGAAGAGTGAGTGTGATATTACTTGGTCTTATCGTTGTTCATACACATCATCAAAAAGGCAGCCGCGTCAATTTGACAAAGCCCTACATAGTCTCCCTGTTAATTCAAGAACTCTCCCCACTCCTTCCTTACCCAACCCCGCCTTTCCCACTCCCAATTCGCTACGCTCTCCCGGTCTCccctatatatagatatatacccCCATTACTGTCTACAATCCTCACACAGTCTCCTTCTCGTCTTCAAACGTTCATCGGCCAAGCGCTTTCCAAGTGCTCGATCAATTGTCTCAACCAGCTGCAACAACTTGTCTGGTCTCTTCTCTTTCAAGGCTTTATTCCGATGGCAGAGAAACAGCCACACTTAAACGGTGCGTTTTACGGCCCAGCCATCCCCCCCTCAGAACACTCCCACCGCCCTGGACGTCGCTCTAGATCCGGCTGCTGCTGCTGTCTTACCCTCTTCCTCAAAATCATAATTTCGATCATCGTCATTATTGGCATTGCAATCTTCATATTCTGGCTCGTAGTCCTCCCACGTAGGGTCAAGTTCCACCTGAGTGACATCAGACTCAAGGAATTCAACTACACCAACACAAACTCAATGTACCCCTACGATCTTACAAGGAACACCTCAAACTCAATGCAGCGCTACGACCTTGCGGTGAACATCACAATTCGCAACCCCAATAGAAGGATTAAAATCTATTACGATGCGATCGAGGCCAGAGCTGTTTACAATAACAAGATTGTTGGAAGCAAATTCATGCCAAAATTCTTGCAAGGGCACAGGAGTACTAATGTGTTGAACGCCCATTATAAAGGCAACAGGACGACGATTATGAGTCCTCCTGATGTGGAATTTTATGATAAGGAGAAGGCAAATGGGGTTTACagttttgatttggatttgtaCATGAGGGTTAGGCTCAGATTTGGAGACATCGTTACAGGTTCCTTTAAGCCTGTCGTTAAGTGCGATTTTAAGGTTAATTCTGGTGATGGAAGATTGGTTGGTGGGGATGAGACGGTCAAGTGCAAGATTGCTTCTTTAATTTGA